A region of the Acidobacteriota bacterium genome:
CCCGCCCCGGACTGCGCCGACCAGAAGTATGCGTCGCGATCGCCGATGACCTTCAGGGCTTCCTCCAGCGCGAACCCCTCCCATGACGCCCCGAGCTTGGGGTGGGCCTCGAGCGCCGGAAACGACGGGATGCCCAGGAGCGAGTGCAGTAGGCCGCTGTCTCGCAGGTAGACTTTCGGAGACTTCACCTGACGCTTCCCGAGGTTCTCGAACCACGGTGGAAGCTGTCGCATGACAAGAGCCCCAGTCAGGATGTCCAAGTGGCGCCTCACGGTCGTGTGCGCCTCGCCGAGAGATCGACCGATCTCGGAAGCGTTCCAGATCTGCCCGTGGTAGTGCGCTGCCATGCTCCAGAAGCGGTGCAGCGCGGCCGGCGCCACCTGCACGCCGAACCGCCGCAGGTCCCGCTCGAGAAAGGTCTGGATGAAGTCGTCGCGCCACTGCCGGCTCTGGTCGTCCGACCGAGCGAGGAACGAGCGAGGGAAGCCGCCGCGCCACCACAGTCGTCGCAACGCGCCGGCCCCCGTCTCGTCGAGATCGAACCCCCCCATGTGGACATGAGCCACCCTCCCGGCCAGGGACTCCGTGACACCGCGCACGAGATCGGGCGACGCGCTACCGAGAACCAGGAATCGCGCGGGGAGCGGTTGTCGATCCGCCAGGACGCGCAGGATCGGGAAGAGCTCTGGCTGGAGCTGCGCTTCGTCCAGGATCACGAAGCCGCGCAGCGGCTCGAGGGCGGTCATCGGCTGGGCGAGGCGGTCTCGATCCCTGGGGTTCTCGAGATCGAAGAACTCCGAGGCTCGGCGCCGTGCGAGCTGAAGGGCCAGGGTCGTCTTCCCGCACTGCCTCGGGCCGAGGATCATCACGACAGGGTTCGCGCGGAACAGTCGCTCGATTCGATCGAGGAGGGCGGATCGCGCGAGCCGCTTGATCATGGATGCATTTTGAGCGACCGTCGCTCAAAATGCAAACCGTTCGACCGCCGTCCCCCGCTCGGCGATTCGCTGGTATCCTCCGCGGCGATGGATGTGAAGCCCGGCACCCGTCTCGGTCTCTACGAGGTCGTCGCGCCCCTCGGCGCGGGCGGCATGGGCGAGGTGTACCGCGCGACCGACGCTCGTCTCGGCCGGGAGGTCGCCCTCAAGATGCTCCCCGAGGCCTTTTCCGCCGAGCCCGAGAGGCTGGCGCGCCTTGAGCGGGAGGCGAGGCTCCTCGCCTCGTTGAACCACCCGGGCATCGCGCACCTCTACGGTTTCGAGACCGCGACCCTCGACGACGGGCGGAGCGTCCACTTCCTCGTCATGGAGCTGGCGGCGGGGGAGGATCTCCTCGAGCGCCTCAAGCGCGGGGCGATCCCGGTCCACGACGCGCTCGAGATCGCGAAGCAGATCGCGGAAGGCCTCGAGGCGGCGCACGAGAACGGGATCGTCCACCGCGATCTCAAGCCCGCCAACATCAGGGTGACGCCGGACGGGAAGGTGAAGGTCCTCGACTTCGGCCTCGCGAAAGCGTACGCGAGCGACCCGGGGGGCGGCCGCGGAGGCTCGGGCGATCTGTCGCAGTCCCCGACGCTCGCGCTCGCCGGGACGATGGCCGGCGTGATCCTCGGGACGGCGGCGTACAT
Encoded here:
- a CDS encoding ATP-binding protein yields the protein MIKRLARSALLDRIERLFRANPVVMILGPRQCGKTTLALQLARRRASEFFDLENPRDRDRLAQPMTALEPLRGFVILDEAQLQPELFPILRVLADRQPLPARFLVLGSASPDLVRGVTESLAGRVAHVHMGGFDLDETGAGALRRLWWRGGFPRSFLARSDDQSRQWRDDFIQTFLERDLRRFGVQVAPAALHRFWSMAAHYHGQIWNASEIGRSLGEAHTTVRRHLDILTGALVMRQLPPWFENLGKRQVKSPKVYLRDSGLLHSLLGIPSFPALEAHPKLGASWEGFALEEALKVIGDRDAYFWSAQSGAGLDLLVFPGGRRLGIEFKYADAPSVTKSLRTARQDLKLDRAFIVSPGPDSYPVDDWAEVIGIRDLRSKLSKAFTRGSRSSGKTPRRHRS